A single Salmo trutta chromosome 14, fSalTru1.1, whole genome shotgun sequence DNA region contains:
- the LOC115207372 gene encoding zinc finger protein 629-like produces the protein MTKLQYLNVYLTERLMQAAEEILRVVADTISEYQEEISRTKRENQYLKRHLITPVLPTAPQPILSWVSEPQTPPEQQHCEQEWRLSLGQEDLETTQIKEEQGDLGTSQEEEQNQVPESDTKEDSISTPPCVKNDEDRPQPSHLPRTQSVENRVRESLLTNTTGQIKTEPDGYGVSLSEPTSNSPQSQPVSEVCPDSSRTQSQNTENTESVPIVLRDLERRPEQDTQTQSCTQCGAVFCELSQLEAHMPSHTLPDSGDTSHRQIMCTVCWKSFTSTSYLKVHQRSHTKEKPFHCGVCGKSFSYSGKFREHQRIHTGERPYRCHVCGKRFNQSAHLKAHLRVHTGEKPYSCPVCGKGFSQSSQIKRHLRTHIQGRTQDRLKWQKIVAVSCPTQNEND, from the exons ATGACTAAATTACAATATCTGAATGTGTATCTGACTGAGCGTCTCATGCAAGCTGCTGAGGAAATACTAAGAGTTGTCGCAGACACGATCTCCGAGTACCAGGAAGAAATATCCCGTACAAAGAGAGAAAACCAATACCTTAAACGACACTTGATCACACCGGTCCTACCGACGG CCCCTCAACCCATTCTCTCTTGGGTCTCAGAGCCGCAAACTCCCCCTGAACAAcagcactgtgagcaggagtggagGCTCAGTCTGGGCCAGGAGGACCTTGAGACcacacagattaaagaggaacaggGTGACCTCGggaccagtcaggaggaagaaCAGAATCAAGTACCGGAGTCTGATACCAAAGAAGACTCCATATCTACTCCGCCCTGTGTGAAAAATGATGAGGACCGACCTCAGCCTTCACATCTTCCCCGAACCCAAAGTGTGGAGAACAGAGTGAGGGAGTCTCTACTGACCAACACAACTGGACAGATCAAAACAGAACCTGATGGCTATGGAGTATCACTATCAGAACCAACCAGTAACTCCCCTCAGTCTCAGCCCGTCTCTGAAGTATGTCCAGACTCTTCTAGAACACAAAGTCAGAACACTGAGAACACGGAAAGTGTTCCTATTGTTCTGAGAGATCTAGAAAGGAGACCAGAGCAGGATACACAGACACAGTCATGTACTCAGTGTGGAGCCGTGTTCTGTGAGCTTTCCCAACTGGAGGCACACATGCCATCCCACACACTACCAGACAGTGGTGACACTAGTCACAGGCAAATCATGTGCACAGTCTGTTGGAAGTCATTCACATCTACCAGTTACCTCAAGGTCCACCAGCGTTCTCACACTAAGGAAAAGCCTTTtcactgtggtgtgtgtggcaAGAGCTTCAGCTACTCAGGGAAGTTCAGGGAACACCAGCGAATTCACACGGGAGAGAGACCTTACCGCTGCCATGTGTGTGGTAAACGCTTCAACCAGTCAGCCCACCTGAAGGCCCACCTGAGGGTACACACGGGGGAGAAACCCTACTCCTGTCCTGTCTGTGGGAAAGGATTCAGTCAGTCCAGCCAGATCAAGAGACACCTCAGAACTCACATCCAAGGGAG GACACAAGACAGACTCAAGTGGCAGAAGATTGTTGCAGTCTCTTGTCCCACCCAGAATGAAAATGACTAA